agtttagaaatatttcatgttttgtaaTATTTGAACCTGTTTTTGAATAATTAGACCCATCTCCAAATAATTGAACATAAGTAtaagtaatttttaatttttttaaatataatctcAAGTTGATTCAAGTGAACTTGTAGTTCAAATAGTGTAAAATTAAAGTTGGTTTATTGAGTTTATAAGTAGATGTAACTGAATTAAACCTTCAAATCTTTTGTGGATACgttacaaagtataaacaattGTCTTTAATATAGCTCCActtatctttaattcatttttgaGATAGGTTAAATTATTATACCTGAGGCACAGCAGGGCTTTGTGCCTGCACCCTTAAAGAAAGATAGTAGCAAAGGACTATATCAATTAAAGGCAAACAATGTATTATGTTATGGAGTATGAATCGGGATAGGGACTCCCAATTTTCCAACTGACAGTGACAGTATAACAATGGGGCAATGGGGGACATGTTTTCTATTCATAATTGTATTATGCATACAATGTAGGTTTGCAATCAAAAGTATGGCTAAACTGTGAATGTTACAGTGATTGAAATGATATGATACAAATAATGATTATACATTTACAATCTACCGAAGAAATGGAATGACAAGCAGGTTTGATATGCATTTTGATTAATATGTTGAACTATAATAAGATGAGAATTGCCGGATACAGAGTGGATAGCATATATTGATCTTATGCCCCTCGCCCTATACGAATTTACCTACTACCACCCATGTGAATTAAACATAGACATACTAAACAAGACTAGtatttgtaaatgaatataGGTATACTATTTGCAGACAGAATTTTACGTGttacttaccgaaaatatttaCGACGCCGAGACATGCTTCTCAATCTTCATAGATGTCTtacatttgcattttgattAATGTGTTAAACTACATACTGTGTAATAAGGTAGGAATTATCATAAAGGTCAGAGgcgtccttcaccggcaatggtgaagtctccatatgagtgaaaaattctcggttGAGATTAACTAAAGAACAATGAATGTAAAGTTATGGGGAAACTGCACGAGAGAACACCACCCCTAGCAGTTGGTGAAGTTTAAAACTGTCAAGCTTAAGATATACAACAAATACACAAATAACTAGGaggaattgttttagcacactaaaactaaTGTTtcccttccattttccatagcttttgaaaaacattttagGGATCATGTTTTTAAAGGGAAAAATTAAGAGTTACGGTACATAACATTCACCTAtaggtacagtgtatatgtgcTTCAACCAAAGAAGAGTGTtatgaacatatgatagtaaattgaACTTGCCaacatactaaatatcaaaggcctgtgTCAAACTCTTGGTCCGTACAACAAACCTCCCCCAacaattctattatttgacctttactttaaaggtcaaaggtaataaaaaaaaaggctCTTGACACACTGTTTTATAATggtcagtggcgtagctaggtAATGGGGATTTAACGAAAAATATCTGTAAGCACGTGCATACAGTGCTACAgtgtagctacgccactgatggtatacccacataccaaatattaaaGGCCTTGCCCAAAAAATCTTATTATTTCACCTTTACAGAAAAGGTCATCAGAAATGGCACACGACACACCCGTGTTACGATTGCGTCTTATGGTATACTAACATACCACATATCAAAGGCCTAgccaaataatttaaaaaattttttttttttttttttttttttacctttacccaaaaaatcattaaaatgacACATGACACGCCTTATGGTCCGGACAACGAAAATGACCCAAAAATTCtaattatttgacctttacttAAAAGGTCAAAAGTAATCAAAAATGGCACGAAACACACTGTCTTGTCATGGTATACCAACATACCACATATCAGACATAGCCAacaaattctattatttgactgTTACACCAAAGGTCATTAAAATGGCATGTGACACACCGTCTTGTCTTGATATACCCACCCACATACCatatatcaaaggcctatgtcaaaagacgaaaaaagttatggcccaaacatttctattatttgaccaaTCGCCAAATACTGTCTCTATTACCAGGATATAACGCAATGCACACCTGGCATTTATTACATACTGGTCCCGTGGGGAtgcaggttagaataggttctcagtacgctttgcttgtcgtaagaggcaactaaatggggcggtcctttggatgaaaccgcaaaaaccgaggccccgtgtcacagctggtgtgaCACGTTAAATATATctacctgctcaaaggtcacaaacgccgagcataggcctaaaattttcAGCCCTTCGCCTGcaaggtgacgtctccatatgaataatatattctcacgagggacgttaaatatacaataaatcattattacATACTGTATGATTACGAGATAATCACTCGGGAGTCGAACACTATCAAATACTAGTAAACAGCGATATACATACAGACAATATTCTACTGGCACTTTAAATTTATATCGAACGTATTTCACAATACGTACTAGCATTCAAATGCAATAATACTTACACCATCACAATACTGCATTTGAGGGAAAATACACAGAACGTTTCAACATAACctatttacacacacacacacacacacacacacacacacacagactgaAATGCAAAACTATTACTATTTTCAAATGTCGTTTCAAATAATATGTGTTGTCTGAATGCCTACCCGCGCTCGACTGACTTGCAagtaatctcggctgagattcggcttggctgaatatttggactgacgccttcaccgaatctcagAGCAGTTCTTCATAATTCacgtctggaaatttacttttaGGTTTGGTCAGTTTTAACAATTACTGTGCACTTTAGGTggcactgctgttcgcttcataTAAGttatttgactgttaaactaactctctatcactattaattttgcattgcttaccgtctggacatgaaaatgaaaacagtcGCTAGATTTACTTACAAATGATGATttccatggcgcaatattttatctgaaacttttttattttatttaaccacatgcaattgcatcgcttgggggtcgaatttactatataaagagtagtaaattcgacccccaagcgatgcaattgcctgtggatTTAACGCCTAATTTTACACAGAGTATTCAATGgcgtgatacatgtataatataacaagaggtccatgggtcacatcgctcacctgagtcaccttggctcatatctaaagatttttcctatatattctcatgtaaaactttgatcccaatTGTTGCCCTAACCTATTCCCGGGTACCATGatttttgtaaacttgaatctgcactaagtcaggaagttttcatgtaaacataaacttttctggcccactgatttttcagaagatttttaatgaattttcctatatatttgtatgtaatatttttttctatttattagtaatataaaactttgatcccctgttgtggtcCAACCctagccccaggggtcatgagtttaacaaacttgaatctgcactatgtcaagaagctttcatatattaatctcagcttttctggctcagtggttcttgagaagatttttaaagatttccccaatatatttgtatgtaaaactatgatcccctattgtggcatcAACTTACCCCCGGggatatgattttaacaaacttgaatccgcgctatgtcaggaagctttcttgtaaatttccactttcctggcccagtagtttttgaaaagattttaaaagattttccctatatatttgtatgtaaatctttgttcccctattgtggcctcatcctacccccgggggacattattttaacaaacttgaatctgcactatgtcaggaagctttcatgtaaatatcagcatttctgactccgtggttcttgagaagaagatttttaaagattttgcccatatatttgtatgtaaaacgttgatcccctattgtgaccccatcctaccctcgggggccatggttttgataaaattgaatctgcactatgtcaggaaactttcatgtaaatctcagcttttctggctttgtggttcttgagaagaagatttttaaatgaccccaccctatttttgcatatttgtgattatctcccctttgaagggggtattcatgacccttcatttgaacaaacttgaaagccctttgcccaaggatgcttttggccaagtttggttgaaattggcccagtggttctagagaagaagtcgaaaatgtaaaaagttacaGACAGACGGgtagacggacagacgacgaaaaacaggcgatcagaaaagctcacttgagctttcaggtcaggtgagctaaaaagctttaaaagaataaacatcatatacatgtaaacacactCTATATCtactaaactaaaaaaaatgtacattaaaactgtctAAACAAATGTGTCTTCATTTTGGCTTTAAAATCATCTAGAGATTTGGACTGTGACGGTATGTCTTATTTCAGCCGGTAAACTGTTCCACAGTCTCGGACCAATGGTTCCGAAAATTCTGTCACTGAAAGTTTTACGCCTGTTAAAAGGAGCAATGTAGGAACTCTCAGAAGATTGAGCGGAGCGCAACTttttatttggtacctgtttcGTTAAAAGTTCTGTTAGATACAATGGCGCTTCGCACACATGACAATTATACATGAAGGTCAATGATTTAAATGATATCCTAGAATCGATAGGTAACCAATGTAGGTCAATGAGAGCATCCCTAGAGCTGTCAAATTTCTTACGATTTAATACCAGTTTCGCACCCATGCTTTGGATTCTTtgcattttacatatttcagtCTGTGCTGTGCCGTATAAAATCACAGGTTCAATTTCATCACTTTTGTGCTACATTTAAAATGAGTCCGGTCTTTAATGTGTTTTGTCACCTGACATTGAAGAGGTCCTACAGTCTGTGTATCTCCAAGTTCAAGTTTAATCATTTTTCACTCACACCATCAACCAGTGGTACACGAGGAACAATACATAATAAAAGATAATGGTAAGCCGTCTTAATGAATcgtgaatagaaaaaaatacgaataattaaaaagaaaatacaagagatatacatattatagctacaaacaaagaaaaagaaaaagtaacAGATGTGTTATGGAGGACTACCAGTCTCAACAGGAAGTTAGTGGTTTGTAGTTCTTCACATCCAAAATTAGACTTTTTTTCAAACTAGTAAGTAATCTTATCCAGAAAGAAATTAtgcttgtatatatttcataatatttgtatatagaATGGGAAACGCCCAGTCTCACCATATACCATATAAAGAGGGGTACTACTCTTTAAAGggaaaatatgttttagaaaTTTTAAGTGTATCCGTTCAatgatttcaacattttcataTCCCCAAATTTCACAGCCATATGAAAGATCCAGGTGAGACTCTATTGGTAGATTATTCTATTCCTTATTACACCATACATTGCCTGTTGTGTCTGTTCACACGAGTGTTTCTTCTAGCCTTACAAAAAGAACCGGAACGGGAAAGCATTATCCCCAAGTATTTAAATTCCACATACTTACTTGTCGCTAATTTAAAACAtacaaactataggaactcttcaattttgggagcTAAAATATTGCGCCGTAGAAGTCAtaatttgaacggaaaatttagtgatagtctattttatggaatttacatacctagacggtaagtaatgcagcataatatttgaagcgaacagtaGCGTCATCTGAGTTCACAGTAATTGCTAGAACCGTCCGatgctgaaagtaaatttctagacatgaattatgaaggactgctttGAGATTCGGTGATGGCGTCAGTCCAATTATTCAGTCAAgtcgaatctcagccgagattagaaATAATCCAGTAAGTATAGAAATGTACACCACATGCAAAACGCAAAGTTAAAACTGGTATTGGAGTGGGTATCGTTCACCCCGTGTCCTTTGCAATAAAACTCGTTCTCCCTATAACTCGTTCGTCCTATAACTTTGTGCCCCATCATAATTATTATGTTCTAAACGCTTATATGGATTTTAAAGtaatttctaattttttaaaattattattttgtattaattTCACTAGCCAAGGTTTTGTGCAGTCTACAGTAGCAATTAAgcgattggttgattgattgtatatattgtttaacgtccctctcgagaatatttcactcatatggagacgtcaccactgccggtgaagggctgcaaaatttaggcctatgctcggcgcttacggcctttaagctgggagggatctttatcgtgccacacctgctgtgacacggggcctcggtttttgcggtctcatccgaaggaccgccccatttagtcgcctcttacgacaagcaaggggtactgaggacctattttaacccggatccccacggatcTTTTCGATTACAGtatttatcaaaaattaaatttattgaaTTCTGATGAGTATTCTAGATTAGAGAACActtttttgtttatgtttaacaCAAAGattggaaaatatgttaggaatttgtATCCCCCCTTTGAATAAGAGggtgcatattgttttgcacctgtcggttggACTTGTCTGCTCAAATATCTTAAAGGGACCGATTCAcgatttttcttcaaattttgtttttcactttaattgatcaaaatctacagtgtaatatgttttaaaggtttcacaaaaacgTGAAGGTTATATACCATGACAAGCTCATTATAAATaacttattatttgttttgaaaacaaagattgaggtgttaTTGTTTtaagaagttttcaaaataaatgtatatcgatccaagtttattatatgcAAGGGGTGTTTGATATGTAATGTATGTTGTACGATTTCTCAAAAgtattcgactcaaatagtttaaatgtataatttcaatctgaaatgcgtcacggtacgctgatttaggtagacctctgaggcactgactgatggctgaacCAAGGGCTTGTCGGAACATATATCGATGACCAGATAacaactttttaagttttggaaaaaggaaaaagtctcatggggctagatctggagagtatgatgggtgtggcaagacggtaaccttctccgacttccaaaattgcttcacaagctcagatgtatgtgatggagcattatcatgaagtatacgaacatgcctaaatcctgacacagggcgtcgtttatgataatatttcttgagcttttttaggtcacctgagtaaactcaggtgacctattgcaatcggttgtcgtcgtccgtcgtgcgttaacaattgaacatttttaacttcttcttgataactactagtccaattcttttcaaatttggtatgaaacacctttgggacaagggggcataaattgtaaattgcaggtctccagcacccctggggccttaggggcagggcaaaaactgtccaaaattggtcaattttcaaaaatcttgttctcaagaaccgcacatgtgtaagaaaaactaaatgcatggtgatggagagcatgaaggcttctaccaaaattgtgaatttcatgatccccggtgtaggggttctgatcccagggcggggccaaacttgttatatactgtttatgtgtaaaacacttaaataatgttttctttagcgctattgatactatattgaaactaaatggatagagcaagtagtcctttaccaaaattgtaattttgatgatccccagagtaagggttctgacccccagggtggggccaaaataagtatatagtatttatgtgtaaatttgctgatactgtataaaatctaaatgcatacttaggaatagcagaaaaggatgtacagaAAATGGTGAATTACACAActcagggttatgactttacgATGCacgagtccaaattagtcatatcttttgatgttttaatgttaatacacctattatttaaagcctttcatcagtgtatgcactttttagggcagtgaagttttaagaacacatcttgatttatactgttactgaacattagaatttagcttagatattcagaacaggaaattttttctagatttcatagtccatggaagtagtgatactttttcactagtattcaggtgaccgataaggcctgtgggcctcttattagtataacatctcggtaatattgacctgtaacacttttgcccttcagcaccggaatttgtacggctataccaccacacgagaagaatatgcaataacgAACTTTCTTTGTGCtaatggttcttttggcaactacaggccttcgaCCGTGTTTAGTtggccatattttgtttccaatttttcttactggttcgaaataatgaacccatgtttcgtcaccagtaacaatgttttcaaattgtctttgattgaatttgggaaacattttgagcaattgcttagcggtttgtactcgtacccgtttgtTTTTGATCATCTGGCAATATATGTGGTATCCATCttgcagaaatctttcgtactttcaaaatacacttcaaaatgaaatgcacccgcgatagcgatatgtcaacagctttggcaatatcacgaatcgtgcatctgccatcactttcaattatttacctgacttttgagacattggccttgcctgttacagtcacaggtcggccagtttttgctgcatctttgacggactctgtgccagtcagaaatttctttctccacctacgaactgtctcataagataccttatcagacccataaacttcccccaattcagtaaaaatccgcattaccgaatgaccgagttttgtgcgaactctTATATAAggtctaatttcttcaatattctcaacccgtttcccaactatgtttacaacagtggtcaacgactggctctattgaaatgactataagtttaaactATGTCGAGCTGAAGGCTCgcgtttataccgttggaaaggtattggatagagctattcaagagtatcatcatccacgaaattgTGCAAAGCGTTAATATTGCGTTGTGGTACAATAcgcattacatatcgaacagccctcgtaaatCACATTTCAAGTCTACTTTAAAGGTAAAATGTGCCAGATCTATTACAAATCAGTGTTTATTTTTTCACATTCGCTAGGCCATAAACAGCCAATGCCGGGTCGAATCCTTTGTGACTGTACAATATTAAAATGCTGCAAATTATAggattaacatttcactggtttgtttgtgaaaataaaaagaTTCTCGTCTTTGTTTACGTAACACTgagttaaggctaaaatattgctcttatccttgcactTAGAAGATCCAAATTTTAGTTGTCAACATTGaattagttatatttttaacatcaaaagttaaaaaatatttttttccaaaaaacaaTCCCTTGAagaaacctttgcttgacagacatcaaacttgttacgcTGATACACcttaaggagtagatggcctctattgattttgaggtcacattgtcaaagaTCAATCTACATTGGACATAGGTAGATAtcgtccgctcaatatcttgagaaccttttctTGACAgtcgtcaaacttggtacagtatAAGAACTATTCATTTTAGGTtcacattgtcaaaggtcaTGGGTTAAACCGGACATAGTAGTATACCGTCTTTTTCAAGttttgtctgctcaatatcttttaagaacttttgcttgacagacataaaaTGTTGCACATTTacacatcttaaggagtagatcaCCCCCATTAATTTGAAGTTACATGGACATAGGAAAACATTGtccgctcagtatcttgagaacactttccttgacagacatcaaacttgttacatcGTAAGAAGGAGATATGaaccctatcgattttgggttcacatgatcaagggtcaaactgtacatagtaatatattgttaCCTCTTTAGTTTGAGAATGATTTGCTGGATTTACTACCAGGCACGTAGCCGCCTATACTCAAGTACGCAATTGCGTACACATCATTTgcgagagaaagagaaagatcTTTGCCGTTTGAATATTTGTGCCTCAAAAATAACTGCATTACTTACTTCCGATTTATAGTTTAATCAGCATGATAATGtccattcaatcaaatttagagacctttttgaatttcaaatcatgtCTAATATCACTAAATTAAATGCACATCATATACTAAGTATAAGACGAATTAGGATATTTTTGTTATCAGTAAATTTTACCATAAATACCAGTTGAATACAACGATCATTCGTAAAACGAATATAAAGTTTTCCCAAGTACACAGGGTGAGTTGGCATATTAAAACACTTCAGAATGATAATTGAATTGTGAATTCTTTTGAGTTTGGTAAATGACAAGAAACCCTGTTTCTATGCAcaaaaatagattattttatTGGTAAAACCCTGGCCCCGGGGCTTTGAACTGGATCCTCTGGGGGTCTCAAGGCGGCCCACAACCCCCTTGCCTTACTTTGcgtatatttctttttatttctggctacgcgcctgacTACACTTGTACATCATAAGAAGtatatgacccctattgatttttaggtcacatagtcaaagttCAGGGGTCAATCCATTCTTGACATAGGAAAATGTTGtttcactcaatattttgaattgccttggcactactatcaatcaaatgatgcatgtgtataacccttttcaattttgcaccacgaGGGCATACGTGtttctgaaatatttctttgatattaaAAGGGTTTTTGTAAAGAGAAgatatgtagctctctggtatgtccaagttTTTCCCAGAGAGGTATGCACAGTTCTGCAACTAACTTCTAATAGGATGAGTAAACAAAAGATGTCATTTTCCAGagattcatatttcatatttgtgcTTCATGTTCCTATTATTTGATGTCTTTGCTAGAAAATAATCTAAGTACGTAAAGAATGGTTGGTAATACTTAGAACCATGTATATGATGTTTGTAATGTTTTACAGATCCGCCATACAGGTTAAATGGAATCACGCGATGTAATCCAAATGGAAAGTCGTAACCAGTGTGGTTCTCTACAAGGAGGCAGATAAACACCGGGACAAACATCATCCTAGTCAAGGGGTGACTGTTGTACATTTTAAGTGCAAAGTTGGCAGACAGGATCAACACAAGTCTCTCAACTACCGTAAGTTTGTTGGTCACGTGAGGGTGCATGACGTCATGTTGATGATGTTGAGCATGAATTATTTGGTAGATCCATACATTTCTATGAAAGACCAGGTGCACAATGAAAAATAGGACATCAAATGTCATGATAGAGGCGATGAGATGAAATAAGATACTTTTAAGATCGGGCGGATCCACTGGGAGCTCTCTAGTGTACTGAATAATGGACTGCTGTTTTAGTGTCCATACACTTGGATCCACATTGTGGTATTTCTTGACGATAATGGCATCGAGAAACATTAAAGGCGCCATGTACACCACAGCTTCTTTCAGCATTCCTAAAATGGTCTGATGCACATAGGTGACAGATggatgaattttatatttgtccAGTAGCGGGATAAAATGTATTGCAAACGGATATAGAGGGATGATCCATGCAAAACAAAACGTTGTCCAccacgtctcaaaataagccgaATTAAAAATCCAAGATTTTCGTAAAGTTAGCCAAGAACTGTTTACGAACCTTTGGAGAAGATTATGATAGATAAAGCTCATTGTTGAGATCAGAAGAATTATAAGTCTGGTACCCCACGTAATGTACTGGTCCCAATGGTTATCAAACCATTTCTTCTTCCCTCCTAGATTGTATGTAGCTTTTGGAACAACTTCGTTGGCACTCAAAATTGGTGGCTGCACGTCTGGGATTTTATAAGATCTTCCCATAGTGGACTACTGGTGTTTCGAATGGCTATCTAAAAAAGAATGTGTGTTTGTAAAGCACAAAGCAAACGCTAGCTCAAGGACAAGTCCCTGGTGATGGCACGGAGTTTGTGA
This genomic window from Ostrea edulis chromosome 4, xbOstEdul1.1, whole genome shotgun sequence contains:
- the LOC125669443 gene encoding cholesterol 25-hydroxylase-like, which translates into the protein MGRSYKIPDVQPPILSANEVVPKATYNLGGKKKWFDNHWDQYITWGTRLIILLISTMSFIYHNLLQRFVNSSWLTLRKSWIFNSAYFETWWTTFCFAWIIPLYPFAIHFIPLLDKYKIHPSVTYVHQTILGMLKEAVVYMAPLMFLDAIIVKKYHNVDPSVWTLKQQSIIQYTRELPVDPPDLKSILFHLIASIMTFDVLFFIVHLVFHRNVWIYQIIHAQHHQHDVMHPHVTNKLTVVERLVLILSANFALKMYNSHPLTRMMFVPVFICLLVENHTGYDFPFGLHRVIPFNLYGGSVKHYKHHIHGSKYYQPFFTYLDYFLAKTSNNRNMKHKYEI